Proteins from a genomic interval of Desulfocurvibacter africanus subsp. africanus DSM 2603:
- a CDS encoding sigma-54-dependent Fis family transcriptional regulator → MPGFKPFKFAFVSSSEQIARTVKAFEDPELEHIEIRLSSMEEALPVARKCLADGVEVVFGGGATGRLLREQLRLPVVTIARRDIDVIRALLLARERSRKIGLTSFGGSVSGVEIMAEILDVDVRKLEFRSTPELVACITRAVEDGYSCIVGGGICKTIADSVGGKGFVVVPGDRVIQQALDEARVIAASQRRNQQEAERLRVILHSVKEGVVGIDSNGKIDLMNPVAAEMLRLDAEKVLHGPIPEALRTAGLHRVLESGEAEVDQFRRVGGVDLVISAMPFSVSEDTRAVVATFTRASRIQDLDRKLKERLYSKGFVARYRMGDLKGSCEALVKLRDKATQYAATDAAILIQGETGTGKEILAQGIHAASPRRDKPFVAVNCSALPESLLESELFGYEEGAFTGAKRGGKQGLFELAAGGTLFLDELADIAPSLQVRLLRAIEEKEIMRVGGDRIIPVDVRIVASTYKDLAQEARGGQFRADLYFRIATLKLHSVPLRERIKDIPALLESLLARYHIPETLLPLPLSAAVLSRMATHSWPGNVRELDSLAQRYAALAGMADGDGQALLLEIMEELALEAMPACAGKPTRLVVDYGVSLKERMREHEQDIIAEILRQTGDNKAEAARQLGVSVNTLWRKLRGD, encoded by the coding sequence ATGCCCGGCTTCAAGCCCTTCAAATTCGCTTTTGTCTCCAGCTCAGAACAAATCGCCCGCACGGTAAAGGCCTTCGAGGACCCGGAGCTGGAGCATATCGAGATTCGGCTGTCCAGTATGGAAGAGGCTCTGCCAGTGGCTAGAAAGTGCCTGGCCGACGGTGTGGAAGTTGTGTTTGGCGGTGGGGCCACTGGGCGGCTCCTGCGCGAGCAGCTCAGACTGCCCGTGGTGACGATCGCGCGCAGGGATATCGATGTGATTCGAGCGCTCCTGCTTGCCAGGGAACGCTCCCGGAAGATCGGGTTGACGAGCTTCGGCGGATCGGTTTCGGGCGTTGAGATTATGGCCGAAATCTTGGACGTGGATGTGCGTAAATTGGAGTTCCGCTCCACACCCGAACTGGTGGCATGCATCACACGCGCCGTGGAGGACGGTTATTCTTGTATCGTGGGCGGCGGCATCTGCAAGACGATCGCCGATTCCGTGGGCGGAAAGGGTTTTGTGGTCGTGCCCGGAGATCGTGTCATCCAGCAGGCCTTGGATGAGGCGCGTGTCATCGCCGCGTCCCAGCGACGCAATCAGCAAGAGGCCGAACGGCTGCGGGTCATTCTGCACTCGGTCAAGGAAGGCGTCGTGGGGATCGACTCCAACGGGAAGATCGATCTCATGAACCCCGTAGCTGCTGAGATGCTGCGCCTGGACGCCGAGAAGGTTCTGCACGGGCCCATACCGGAGGCTTTACGCACAGCCGGTCTGCACAGGGTTCTAGAGAGCGGCGAGGCCGAGGTGGACCAGTTCCGGCGCGTGGGCGGCGTGGACCTGGTCATCAGCGCCATGCCGTTCAGTGTTTCCGAGGACACGCGGGCCGTGGTGGCTACCTTCACACGGGCCTCGCGCATCCAGGATCTGGATCGCAAGCTAAAGGAACGCTTATATTCCAAGGGGTTCGTGGCGCGCTACCGCATGGGCGATCTCAAGGGTTCCTGCGAGGCCCTGGTTAAGCTGCGTGACAAGGCCACCCAATATGCGGCCACGGATGCGGCCATCCTCATCCAGGGCGAGACAGGTACGGGCAAAGAGATCCTGGCACAGGGCATCCATGCGGCAAGCCCCAGAAGAGACAAACCTTTCGTGGCCGTGAACTGCTCCGCGCTGCCCGAGTCCCTGCTGGAGAGCGAGCTCTTCGGCTATGAGGAGGGCGCGTTCACCGGCGCCAAGCGGGGCGGCAAGCAGGGGTTGTTCGAACTGGCCGCGGGCGGGACATTGTTCCTGGACGAGTTGGCCGACATCGCGCCGAGCCTTCAGGTGCGCCTGCTGCGCGCAATCGAGGAGAAGGAGATCATGCGCGTGGGCGGCGACAGGATCATTCCCGTCGATGTGCGCATCGTCGCCTCGACCTACAAGGACCTGGCCCAGGAAGCCAGGGGTGGCCAATTCAGGGCGGATCTCTATTTCCGCATTGCTACGCTCAAGTTGCACAGCGTACCTCTGCGCGAGCGAATCAAGGATATACCAGCCCTTTTAGAGTCCCTGCTCGCACGCTACCACATCCCCGAGACCCTCTTGCCCCTGCCGCTCTCAGCGGCTGTCCTGTCCCGCATGGCCACCCATTCCTGGCCGGGCAACGTGCGTGAGTTGGACTCGTTGGCGCAACGCTATGCCGCCCTGGCCGGAATGGCTGATGGCGATGGTCAGGCTCTGTTGCTGGAGATCATGGAAGAGTTGGCCCTGGAGGCCATGCCGGCATGCGCCGGGAAGCCAACCCGGCTGGTCGTGGATTACGGAGTGTCGCTCAAGGAACGCATGCGCGAGCACGAGCAGGATATCATCGCCGAGATCCTTCGGCAAACCGGCGACAACAAGGCCGAGGCCGCCAGGCAACTGGGCGTGAGCGTCAACACCTTGTGGCGCAAGCTGCGGGGGGATTAA
- the kdsA gene encoding 3-deoxy-8-phosphooctulonate synthase, whose amino-acid sequence MSNSLPLVFIAGPCAMEGRDFALRTALELREIFEAAGVDFIYKSSFDKANRTSSGSFRGVGMDEGLDILAEVREKAGVPVITDVHSPEQAAPVAAVVDMLQTPAFLCRQTDLIRAVAATGKPVNIKKGQFLAPWDMKNVLSKALEEGNEQIALCERGASFGYGNLVVDMRSFAIMAETGQPVVFDVTHSVQLPGGLGSSSGGQRHFVPTLARAGVAAGVAALFMEVHPDPDKAPCDGPNMIPFSELPKLLRLLKEMDALAKGL is encoded by the coding sequence ATGTCGAATTCTCTCCCCCTGGTATTCATCGCCGGTCCCTGCGCCATGGAAGGTCGGGATTTCGCCCTGCGTACGGCCCTTGAGCTCCGGGAAATTTTCGAGGCCGCCGGTGTGGATTTCATTTACAAATCCTCCTTCGACAAGGCCAACAGGACCTCTTCAGGCTCTTTTCGCGGCGTGGGCATGGACGAAGGCCTGGATATTCTTGCCGAGGTGCGTGAGAAGGCCGGCGTGCCCGTGATCACGGACGTGCATAGCCCCGAGCAGGCCGCGCCCGTGGCTGCGGTAGTCGACATGCTGCAGACTCCGGCCTTTCTTTGCCGCCAGACCGATCTCATCCGCGCCGTGGCTGCCACCGGAAAACCCGTGAACATCAAGAAAGGTCAGTTCCTGGCGCCCTGGGACATGAAAAACGTGCTTTCCAAGGCCTTGGAAGAGGGCAATGAGCAGATCGCGCTTTGCGAGCGGGGAGCGAGCTTCGGCTATGGCAACCTCGTCGTGGACATGCGTTCGTTTGCAATCATGGCCGAGACCGGCCAGCCCGTCGTCTTCGACGTGACCCATTCGGTGCAGTTGCCGGGAGGCCTGGGTTCTAGCAGTGGCGGCCAGAGGCACTTCGTGCCCACGCTTGCGCGGGCCGGAGTGGCTGCCGGCGTGGCAGCCTTGTTCATGGAGGTGCACCCGGACCCGGACAAAGCTCCGTGCGACGGGCCGAACATGATTCCTTTCTCGGAGTTGCCAAAGCTGCTTCGGCTGCTCAAGGAAATGGACGCCCTGGCCAAGGGACTTTAG
- a CDS encoding tetratricopeptide repeat protein produces the protein MRVFQSLIILAVLCVAVHGFCADQPEQSVLSDDEAATLLATARTRLERIGVVHIPSGPPASEVGNSEPPGEEFLGSLPNNEERYELLDEVEADLRLVVASLPSADAYHLLGITRLLQLDPDRAASAFRIAMDLGGPSQERYNYLVTALIEAGRLDDALRTAEEYIRAYPADELQGLSMLSNISLYAMDAEAMERVANRMLVIDPDNLDALITLASADAVRGNWEEAERKFEAIAASHPEVEEDLELLKDQLFVLQP, from the coding sequence ATGCGCGTGTTCCAGTCTTTGATTATTCTGGCTGTGCTATGCGTTGCCGTTCACGGCTTCTGTGCCGACCAGCCGGAGCAGAGTGTTCTGTCGGACGACGAGGCCGCCACGTTGCTCGCCACGGCTCGCACCCGGCTGGAACGTATAGGCGTCGTGCATATCCCGTCAGGCCCTCCCGCATCGGAAGTCGGAAACTCTGAACCACCCGGGGAGGAATTCCTGGGAAGCCTGCCGAACAACGAGGAGCGCTATGAGCTCCTTGACGAGGTTGAGGCAGACTTGCGCCTAGTGGTCGCTAGCCTGCCAAGCGCAGATGCATACCACCTGCTCGGCATCACACGGCTGCTGCAGCTCGATCCCGATCGGGCCGCCTCGGCCTTTCGCATTGCCATGGATCTGGGGGGGCCGAGCCAGGAACGCTACAACTATCTCGTTACAGCCCTTATCGAGGCCGGCCGCTTGGACGACGCACTCAGAACCGCCGAGGAATACATCCGCGCCTATCCAGCCGACGAACTCCAAGGGCTGTCCATGCTCTCCAACATCTCGCTTTACGCCATGGACGCCGAAGCCATGGAGCGGGTCGCCAACCGCATGCTCGTGATCGATCCCGACAACCTCGATGCCCTGATCACCCTGGCCAGCGCCGATGCAGTACGCGGCAACTGGGAGGAAGCCGAGCGCAAGTTCGAGGCCATCGCCGCCAGCCACCCGGAGGTCGAGGAGGATCTCGAACTGCTCAAGGATCAGCTCTTCGTGCTCCAGCCTTGA
- the purD gene encoding phosphoribosylamine--glycine ligase has product MRILVIGSGGREHAMAWKLSQNPRVERLFIAPGNGGTAEAGENVDIKDDDIRGLVAFARKNSVDLVVPGPELPLVLGVTDAMTEAGIPCFGPDAYAAKLEGSKLFAKTVMREAGVPTAGFAMFQDVKAAREFVRDRGGPVVVKADGLAAGKGVAVCHTVECAEQALEEMLVANRFGGAGSKVLVEDLLEGEEASFLAFCDGERVALMPSSQDHKAIGDGDTGPNTGGMGAYSPAPVLPRSKWEETAELVILPIIRHMKAAGHPFRGVLYAGIMMTEAGPMVLEYNVRFGDPECQPLLMRLDCDLTEVMLACAQGRLDPAMVRWKDDTALCVVMAAQGYPEKYEKGMRIEGIRNSEELPGVKVFQAGTRREDGLVISSGGRVLGVTALAPNLAAAQKLAYQAIERIQFPKSYFRRDIGAKGLGRGV; this is encoded by the coding sequence ATGCGTATACTGGTGATCGGATCTGGCGGCCGCGAGCATGCCATGGCCTGGAAGCTTTCCCAAAATCCGCGGGTGGAACGGTTGTTTATCGCTCCGGGCAACGGCGGCACGGCCGAGGCCGGCGAGAACGTGGACATCAAGGACGACGATATTCGCGGCCTGGTGGCCTTCGCCAGGAAAAACAGCGTGGATCTCGTGGTGCCCGGGCCCGAGCTGCCGCTTGTGCTGGGCGTGACCGACGCCATGACCGAGGCTGGCATCCCCTGTTTCGGTCCGGATGCTTACGCGGCCAAGCTGGAGGGCAGCAAGCTCTTCGCCAAGACGGTCATGCGCGAGGCGGGCGTGCCGACGGCCGGTTTCGCCATGTTCCAGGACGTCAAGGCCGCGCGCGAGTTCGTGCGTGATCGCGGCGGTCCGGTGGTGGTCAAGGCCGACGGCCTGGCCGCGGGCAAGGGCGTGGCCGTGTGCCACACGGTGGAGTGCGCGGAGCAGGCATTGGAAGAGATGCTCGTGGCCAACAGGTTTGGCGGCGCGGGCAGCAAGGTGCTCGTGGAAGACCTGCTGGAGGGCGAGGAAGCTTCTTTCCTGGCCTTCTGCGACGGCGAGCGTGTGGCGCTCATGCCGTCCAGCCAGGACCACAAGGCCATCGGCGATGGCGACACGGGCCCCAACACGGGCGGCATGGGCGCCTACAGCCCGGCTCCGGTGCTGCCGCGCTCCAAGTGGGAGGAAACGGCCGAGCTGGTCATACTGCCGATCATCCGGCACATGAAAGCCGCCGGCCATCCCTTCAGGGGCGTGCTGTATGCCGGGATCATGATGACCGAGGCCGGCCCCATGGTCCTGGAGTACAACGTGCGCTTCGGCGACCCAGAGTGCCAGCCGCTGCTTATGCGCCTGGACTGCGACTTGACCGAGGTCATGCTGGCCTGCGCTCAGGGCAGGCTCGATCCGGCCATGGTGCGCTGGAAGGACGACACGGCCTTGTGCGTGGTCATGGCTGCCCAGGGCTATCCGGAGAAATACGAAAAGGGCATGCGTATCGAGGGCATCCGCAATTCCGAGGAGCTGCCCGGAGTTAAGGTTTTCCAGGCCGGTACCCGGCGCGAGGACGGGCTGGTCATTTCGTCGGGAGGCCGTGTGCTGGGAGTCACGGCCCTGGCTCCGAATTTGGCCGCTGCCCAGAAGTTGGCCTATCAGGCCATTGAGCGCATTCAGTTCCCAAAATCATACTTCCGCCGGGACATCGGGGCCAAGGGCCTCGGAAGGGGAGTGTAA
- a CDS encoding cupin domain-containing protein, translating into MTVSKVNLAEKFGQFHDHWNPRVVGELNGQLVKLARLQGEFVRHTHEVEDELFMVVEGELIMRLDEGDLHIGPGEFCIVPHGVAHQPVAPREVKVLLFEPAATLNTGDVRNERTKDSLDRI; encoded by the coding sequence ATGACCGTCAGTAAGGTCAACCTGGCCGAGAAGTTCGGCCAGTTCCACGATCACTGGAATCCGCGCGTAGTCGGTGAGCTCAACGGCCAATTGGTCAAGCTGGCCCGTTTGCAAGGCGAGTTCGTGCGCCACACGCATGAGGTCGAGGACGAGCTGTTCATGGTCGTCGAAGGCGAGTTGATCATGCGTCTGGACGAGGGCGATCTGCATATTGGTCCCGGAGAGTTCTGTATCGTGCCGCATGGCGTTGCCCACCAGCCCGTGGCTCCCCGGGAGGTCAAGGTGCTCCTCTTCGAGCCGGCGGCTACGTTGAATACGGGCGACGTGCGCAACGAGCGCACAAAGGATAGTCTGGACAGGATTTAA
- the purE gene encoding 5-(carboxyamino)imidazole ribonucleotide mutase yields the protein MAKVAIFMGSISDEETVRPCKDVLDKLGIECVYTVTSAHRTPDRTAELVDDLESQGCQVYICAAGMAAHLAGAVAARTIRPVIGIPVTASALGGMDALLSTVMMPPGFPVATVALDKAGARNAAWLAAQILALSDDEIASAIRKARGEFRIDVAKAAEKLASKE from the coding sequence ATGGCGAAAGTCGCGATCTTCATGGGCAGCATCTCGGACGAGGAGACTGTACGACCCTGCAAGGATGTGCTGGACAAATTGGGTATCGAGTGCGTGTACACCGTGACCTCTGCGCACCGCACGCCTGACCGCACGGCCGAGCTTGTGGACGATCTGGAGAGCCAGGGCTGTCAGGTGTACATCTGTGCAGCGGGCATGGCCGCGCACCTGGCCGGCGCCGTGGCCGCGCGCACCATCCGTCCTGTGATAGGCATCCCGGTCACGGCCTCGGCCCTGGGCGGCATGGACGCGTTGTTGTCCACGGTCATGATGCCTCCGGGCTTCCCGGTGGCCACCGTGGCCCTGGACAAGGCCGGCGCTCGCAACGCGGCCTGGCTGGCGGCGCAGATTCTGGCGCTGTCGGACGATGAAATCGCCTCGGCCATCAGGAAGGCGCGCGGGGAATTCCGCATTGATGTGGCCAAGGCCGCGGAGAAGCTGGCAAGTAAGGAATAG